TGGACCGAAATGTTCTACAGCAGGCACAACATCCGGACGGCCACTTGGAGAACTGCGCGATCCTACATATCGGCTTTCTCGGGACTCGACACACGGCGCTCGTTTCTGCAGATGCAGCCGGTATGGCATTCTCACATCTGGCTACACGCGGTCTTGGTGCAGTCACAAGGTCCATCAAGACTACACGGTTGCTGGGCAGATATCCCTCTGCTGAACCTCAGGTTCAGCCCAGCAAGAAGCCGAGTTCAGTGCTTGCGTTCTCACCACTGCCACTTGGTAATGTGGAGCAAGCCACAGATGGCATGGGTCTCACAGCACTGCTCACACCGTACCTCCTTGTGATAGTTTCTACCACACCCATCGCCCAGACGCAACACAAAGCTCCACGACCAAAGGAGCTCACTCCACACAGTACGCTCAGCGGTTGCCTCGCCTGGTTTCCAGCTGTCAAGCTGAAGAGCTCAAGTGCGGACGCTGAGAAGGGCAATTCTGACACCAAGCTTGTCTACTGCTGGTCGAATGTGCTTACAGTGCTAGACGTCAAGGTCATCGAAAACGCCGATCCGCAAAAGCAGCCTTCTTTGGAGTTCGCCCCACGCAGTCGTTGGCGAGCAGACGAGGCCATAGTTGCAGTACAATGGCTGGGCCGTTCTGTACTAGGTGTGCTCACAATTAGTCAAAGATTGCTCATCGTAGAAGATGTGTCGCTGCAGGTGACTGATACAATCGATCTGTTGCACAAGCACATCTATCATCAGGATCTGATCTCGCAGCAGTTACACGCAGTCGTGGAGCAGCTCAACACCGATGACCCTTCGCTACATGGAGTCGTCGCTGATGCATTCTACATGAGCTACAAGGTGTACAAGGGTCGGACCTTCTTACTGGGATTCAACGATCTGACTGTGGGCATCCTCTCAAACTGGGCTGATAGGCTCATGGCATTGATGGAAGCTGGAGACCACATCGCTGCGATCCGCCTTGCAACGGAATACTATTCAGGAAGTGCCAACAACTTGACCATAGGTCTACCTGCCACGGATGGTGCTAGGCATGAGCTGGTGGAAGAACGTCTGCTAGCCATGATCTCGGCATCGCTGAACTACACTTTCGCACAGCAGGACAGTGAAAGATCGACAAGGCTGCGAGAGCTTGCAGAAGTGTGCTTCGAGGCGTGTGTCATGATGGAAGAGACGGACTATCTTTTCGCCGATGTCTTTGAGTACTTCGAGGAAGCAGACGAAGGCTCTGTGTTCGTCATTACTCTCGAGCCCTATGTCCTTGATGGAGAAGTGAACATGCTGCCGCCGGAGGTAGTCAAGGCCGTTGTCTCGCACTTCATCGGCGAAGCGCAAGGGTCTCGATTGGAGGAGCTGCTGTGTCGGCTTGATCCTCATTCCTTTGACCTGGATCAAGTCACCATGCTTTGCAGGCAGCACACTTTGTACGATGCTCTCATATACATCTGGACACAGGCTCTGCAAGATTATGTCACGCCGCTAATCGACCTGTTGACGCTCGTCAAGatgcttctcgagggcgacGAAGATGAAGACATCACGGAAAACCTGTTCTACGATTCAGCTGCGAAGACGTTTCCGTATCTCGCCTACTCTCTTACAAGCAGGCAATACCCGAGCGGCGACATAATGGACGACGAGGAAGGATCGCAAGCGAAGACAGACTTGTATGGTTACCTCTTCGCAGGCACGCCAGTGGCGTGGCCACAGGCAAGCAAGAAAACCTTCCGCACAACGTCCCAGTCCAACGACGAGCCGGCCTACCCTTACCTGAGCTTATTGCTCCAATTCGACGTAGGCAGCTTCATGAGCATGCTCAATGAGGCGTTCGAAGATCCTTTTCTCAACGAGGCCGAAGACGATAGCGGCACCAATGGCACGTCACTCACGAATGGACTCACCGCGCGACAAGGGTATAGGATAAGTCGACAGCAGATTATCGAAATCTTGCTGATAGTAATGCGGCAAGGCGAATTCGAGCCTGAACAAGTTGTCTATCTCGACATGTTCATCGCGCGAAGTCTGTCAAAATACCCGGGGCAGCTGATCTTGTCGGGAACTCTGCTCAACAGCGTATTGCAGCGGCTGTGTCATCCGCCACTTGAGTCTCTCCGGGATGATTGCCAACTCAGCGTGGAGTACTTGCTCTCAGCATACCACCCTTCAAGCGTTACCACTTTGATCGAAGCATTGAGGAAAGCACGGTTCTTTCGGGTCCTGAAATCGGTCTACCGAAGCGAGCGACTCTACACTGAGCTTCTCGACACTTACTTCGAGGATCCCGATGACAAAGATGCTGTGTTTGATCTTATAAAGTTGTGTCTGCGCGATAGTACGGGACTGAGCAACAAACAGACTCAATCCATCAAGCAAGTCATTGATCATCATGTGTACGATCTTGCGGCTATCGACATCGTGCTCACTGCTCGTACGCTGGCGATCTCAGCGCCGGATCTGTTGCAATCGAGCGTTGATGCACTAGAGGACTCGCACCAGCAGTTCATATTCCTCAGAGCCCTGCTTGAGCCATCATCACTGCGTGCGCAGCAGCTTAGTGTCTCTCCGCTGACGCAGGAGAGCCAAAAGGACTTCACAGAGCAGTATGTACAGCTCATGTGCCGGCACGATCCTACACATGTTGCAGACTATATCAAAGTCTTGCCTTCGAGCGACCTACGACTTGAGAGGGTGCTTCCAGCTATGGAAAACAGCGGTGTCATCGATGCGGCAGTCGCTCTACTTGCACGAGATGGCCTGGCTCGCGATGCAATGGACCGGCTCGTATCGCATATGCAAAGTCTTCAACTTGCTTTAACGAGTCTAATCGACGCTGCGGCATTGCCCGAAGTCACTGCCTCGGAAGAAACGTCGGATGATCTGGTTGAAGACCTAGAGAAGTATACTACAGTGGGTATCTGGCTGTGCCAAAGCCAGAGTGCTGTCGTCACCCGGAAACCACGACCTCGGAGTAATATGGTCTGGGACATAGACGAAAACGACCTTGATCTGGACGAATACCTGTGGCTTAATCTAGTCGATATCGTGGTTAAGGTGACACAGAGCGTCATGGAAGCTCTAAACCACTTCGAGGAACATCCAAGCGACCAAGCAGGAGATCCTTTCGATCCGAGCAAGCTCGCGTCGTCTCTTCGAGCCAATGTCCAACAAGCCTTCACAGCCCTCATGGCCACCACCGCCATCCCCAGCGTCAAGCTCAAAGAGAACGAAGACGCACCAAACAAACCCAAACAGCGCGCTGATCACCTTAGCTTCCTACGAGTCCTTCGAGCTTTCCTCTCCCGCGCTGCCTCAAGCGCTCCATCCCTAGCAGATCTTCGCGCAGTCCTTCAAGACATCTTCTCAGCCTACACTTTCGAGAGCGGAGTCCTCAGCCTAGCCAACGAACTCCTTGGCTCAGACGTCTTCACCGAGATCCAAGAAGCCAACACCCTTCGCCAACGCGGCTGGCGACCCCGAACCCAGGTTTGCGAACGCTGCAAACGACGTGCTTGGGGGCCAGGGATAGGGGAGATTGTCTGGGACGAGTGGGTCGCTCGGGAGCAAGAACGTGAGGCGG
Above is a genomic segment from Fulvia fulva chromosome 3, complete sequence containing:
- a CDS encoding Vacuolar protein sorting-associated protein 8; translation: MSSSPGDGHEGGNNVDMETDELARTSEARIEDERAEEDADYGDCEDAAEGGAGDPAEEELLPEAGGNGNSSSISEDIDDQDFPQLSREEGQATGSVSPEIDLDVGPSTPTPVSPLASWPDSGSIPDDTLSQRGSLASSPGRIMSSGPRKTVSRTPSGALQPFERRFETRLSASPAGSPRAQSPGFLSPQSRHISISSQLSGVSSQDGGSATDTPQAPWEVVRWRKLRKVTGQAFSESGKRSFGRPTCVAVSALIAIGTSKGLVLGFDYHETLKIIIGQGTKATECGSVTAIAISADYSTIATGHANGFILTWEINRPARPFLMIPPLDRNVLQQAQHPDGHLENCAILHIGFLGTRHTALVSADAAGMAFSHLATRGLGAVTRSIKTTRLLGRYPSAEPQVQPSKKPSSVLAFSPLPLGNVEQATDGMGLTALLTPYLLVIVSTTPIAQTQHKAPRPKELTPHSTLSGCLAWFPAVKLKSSSADAEKGNSDTKLVYCWSNVLTVLDVKVIENADPQKQPSLEFAPRSRWRADEAIVAVQWLGRSVLGVLTISQRLLIVEDVSLQVTDTIDLLHKHIYHQDLISQQLHAVVEQLNTDDPSLHGVVADAFYMSYKVYKGRTFLLGFNDLTVGILSNWADRLMALMEAGDHIAAIRLATEYYSGSANNLTIGLPATDGARHELVEERLLAMISASLNYTFAQQDSERSTRLRELAEVCFEACVMMEETDYLFADVFEYFEEADEGSVFVITLEPYVLDGEVNMLPPEVVKAVVSHFIGEAQGSRLEELLCRLDPHSFDLDQVTMLCRQHTLYDALIYIWTQALQDYVTPLIDLLTLVKMLLEGDEDEDITENLFYDSAAKTFPYLAYSLTSRQYPSGDIMDDEEGSQAKTDLYGYLFAGTPVAWPQASKKTFRTTSQSNDEPAYPYLSLLLQFDVGSFMSMLNEAFEDPFLNEAEDDSGTNGTSLTNGLTARQGYRISRQQIIEILLIVMRQGEFEPEQVVYLDMFIARSLSKYPGQLILSGTLLNSVLQRLCHPPLESLRDDCQLSVEYLLSAYHPSSVTTLIEALRKARFFRVLKSVYRSERLYTELLDTYFEDPDDKDAVFDLIKLCLRDSTGLSNKQTQSIKQVIDHHVYDLAAIDIVLTARTLAISAPDLLQSSVDALEDSHQQFIFLRALLEPSSLRAQQLSVSPLTQESQKDFTEQYVQLMCRHDPTHVADYIKVLPSSDLRLERVLPAMENSGVIDAAVALLARDGLARDAMDRLVSHMQSLQLALTSLIDAAALPEVTASEETSDDLVEDLEKYTTVGIWLCQSQSAVVTRKPRPRSNMVWDIDENDLDLDEYLWLNLVDIVVKVTQSVMEALNHFEEHPSDQAGDPFDPSKLASSLRANVQQAFTALMATTAIPSVKLKENEDAPNKPKQRADHLSFLRVLRAFLSRAASSAPSLADLRAVLQDIFSAYTFESGVLSLANELLGSDVFTEIQEANTLRQRGWRPRTQVCERCKRRAWGPGIGEIVWDEWVAREQEREADKARKMLERGGGEQARRLSRGKAKAPATPTIEREGGSEEAKKLALVVFACRHVFHRVCLDEEFREGRPLRREVYRCPSNDYFLREQGLHGDFGPCAPEPFDEQFELLPVSLEEYLAQIREALPSWLHDKYDVFLSSWRNRVPIEFHQDGEPLLVVGDDGLGCIKADAPRHRGKFRYAKRDGPTTHYFQEGPLTPGEIYALASRFVIAPDFFARNLAMGWAVSETTTHTPAAFWNDVCADESEWHMCLVPCTTVDRWDSPVYATGKSSTISCIKTADNKHHLFLVSEAIRLDFEEANRPEDCRLRAWLQSSLRPRPTPLEPNLPMWKAPSPAETQLDAFRRIAANSVKHDLKSG